CGAAGGAGCGGCGCCGCTGTCGTACCGGGGGTCAGGCCCCGATGCCGCGGATGGGCGGGTGGTGGAACGTGTCGCCGAAGGCGCGCTCCGATGCTCCCTCGCGGTCGAGGTAGGGCGAGGCCCCTCCGTCGATGAAGGGCCAGCCGGCACCGAGGATGAGGCACAGGTCGATGTCCTGCACCTCGGGGACCACACCCTCGTCGAGCATGATCTTGATCTCCTGCGCGAGGCCGTCCTGCACGCGGGCGAGGATTGTCTCGGGCGCGACGGGCGTCTTGCCGGTCACGAGCACCTTCTGCGCGGCCTTCGTCCAGCCGGTCACGCGTCCGCCCTTGTCCTTCTCGACGACCTCGGGAAGCGCGGCGAGCTCGTGGAAGTTCTCCGACGAGAAGAACCGGTCGGGGAACGCGTGCGCCATCGTGTCCTGCACGTGCGCCGCGACCTTCCAGCCGACGAGGTCGATGAGCTGGAACGGACCCATCGGCAGCCCGAGCGGAGCGAACGCCTTCTCCACGACCGTGATCGGCGTGCCCTCGTACACGGCGCGCGCGGCCTCGCCCATGACCTTGGCCAGCAGACGGTTCACGACGAAGCCGGGCGCGTCGGCGGTGAGCACCGCGTTCTTACCCAGGCCCTTCGCGACGACGAACGCCGTCGACAGAGCGGCGTCGGAGGTGGCATCCGTCTTCACGACCTCGATGAGCGGCATGACCGCGACCGGGTTGAAGAAGTGGAAGCCCACGAGACGTTCGGGGTTCTGCAGCACCGAACCGATCTCCGCGACCGAGAGCGACGAGGTGTTGGTCGCGAGGATCGCGTCGTCCGCGACGATCTTCTCGATGGACGAGAACACCTCCTGCTTGACCCCGACCTCCTCGAACACTGCCTCGATGACGAAGTCGCAGTCGGCGAACTCCGAGCGATCGGTGGTGCCGTGCACGAGGGCGCGCAGCTGGTTGGCGGTGTCGCCGTCCAAGCGGCCCTTGGCCTCGAGCTTGCCGATCTCCTCGCGGATGGATGCCACGCCCTTGTCGACGCGTCCCTGATCGAGGTCGGTGATGACGACCGGCACCCGGAGCTTGCGCACGAACAGCAGCGCGAACTGCGAG
This portion of the Microbacterium testaceum StLB037 genome encodes:
- a CDS encoding 3-hydroxyacyl-CoA dehydrogenase NAD-binding domain-containing protein; the protein is MTDYTSIDFTPLDALTGDEVVTHSPVRDVRLPSGNVLALITLDNGRDHTRPNTLGPATLAELGQTLETLKKRAAAGEIHAVAITGKQYILAAGADLSDVAKLPSKDVARLIAQRGHQVIGSLSELGVPSFAFVNGLALGGGLEIALNSTYRTVDSSAAAIALPEVFLGIIPGWGGAYLLPNLIGIENALEVVISNPLKQNRMLKPQQAFDLGIMDAIFPAASYLEDSLRWADGVLTGRVRVERKNEPGKLERLTKWPIAIKMARGMLESKIGTVPRSPYVALDLLDKAKSGTKAEGFAREDEALADLITGDQFAASMYAFDLVQKRAKRPVGAPDKALAKKVTKVGVIGAGLMASQFALLFVRKLRVPVVITDLDQGRVDKGVASIREEIGKLEAKGRLDGDTANQLRALVHGTTDRSEFADCDFVIEAVFEEVGVKQEVFSSIEKIVADDAILATNTSSLSVAEIGSVLQNPERLVGFHFFNPVAVMPLIEVVKTDATSDAALSTAFVVAKGLGKNAVLTADAPGFVVNRLLAKVMGEAARAVYEGTPITVVEKAFAPLGLPMGPFQLIDLVGWKVAAHVQDTMAHAFPDRFFSSENFHELAALPEVVEKDKGGRVTGWTKAAQKVLVTGKTPVAPETILARVQDGLAQEIKIMLDEGVVPEVQDIDLCLILGAGWPFIDGGASPYLDREGASERAFGDTFHHPPIRGIGA